A region from the Clostridium beijerinckii genome encodes:
- a CDS encoding HNH endonuclease, whose product MSLCEICNAEADIHHIVHRSEGGFDIELNYKYLCSSHHRGKYGPHQSKEVDLRYKLDLQNKLFDILKKDYYSFKELTLELNIPKNTLKRITKNLKLYKEGYKKSDMIFKIMGEKFYSEEMIVNLTLDKLIKSIE is encoded by the coding sequence TTGTCTTTATGTGAAATATGTAATGCCGAAGCTGATATACATCATATTGTTCACAGAAGTGAAGGTGGCTTTGATATAGAGTTAAATTATAAATATTTGTGTTCATCACATCATAGAGGAAAATACGGACCCCATCAATCCAAAGAAGTCGATCTTCGATATAAGTTAGATCTTCAAAATAAATTATTTGATATATTAAAAAAGGATTATTACTCTTTTAAAGAATTAACATTAGAATTGAATATTCCTAAAAACACACTTAAGAGAATAACTAAAAATTTAAAACTTTATAAAGAAGGTTATAAAAAATCAGATATGATTTTTAAAATAATGGGTGAGAAATTCTACTCAGAAGAAATGATTGTTAATTTGACTTTAGATAAATTAATTAAAAGCATTGAGTAA